The proteins below are encoded in one region of Bacillota bacterium:
- the rho gene encoding transcription termination factor Rho, translated as MEEVNLRSKKLQDLRYIAKVMGIKSVTRYKKDELIEKILEVGRQSSGQDYIKPVEEKPKKAKQRPEEEETDEKTVEIREVQETREDKGLDEEKEPEAVETEVTAPKFEEEEAKPKKTRRGRPPKIKEEESLAEKVAKVEPEAETKEKTAGKEEKTVVKSKEEEEKDATTVKEKTEEVEIGEEKKAAEEEKEGERVEEEKPLLKLDVAAKITDVPVDTRTETKDQAKEEPKRFEEKLSGRMYDQQKRDSWINGLEKIESDDPVEGVLEVLPDGYGFLRSDNYLPGSKDIYVSPSQIRRFSLKTGDKVRGKGRIPKEGEKFQALLYVQTVNGDAPEVASKRIPFEYLTPIYPNKRITLETIPKELSTRLIDLIAPIGKGQRGMIVSPPKAGKTILLQKIANSITANYPEIELIVLLIDERPEEVTDMQRSIKGEVVYSTFDKVPEHHIKVAEMVLERAQRLVEHKKDVVILLDSITRLARAYNLTIPPTGRTLSGGLDPGALHSPKRFFGSARNIENGGSLTIIATALVDTGSRMDDVIYEEFKGTGNMEIHLDRRLSEKRIFPAIDVNKSGTRREELLLNQKELDAIWAIRKAVSNMGTAEVTEMLINRLMQTKSNEEFINSINLAFVEKYMMA; from the coding sequence ATGGAAGAAGTCAATTTACGTAGTAAAAAGTTGCAAGATTTGCGCTATATTGCGAAAGTGATGGGAATTAAGAGTGTTACAAGGTATAAGAAGGATGAACTCATTGAAAAAATTCTTGAAGTAGGCAGACAGTCATCAGGCCAGGATTATATAAAGCCTGTAGAAGAAAAGCCTAAAAAGGCCAAACAAAGGCCGGAAGAAGAGGAAACTGACGAAAAGACAGTAGAAATTAGGGAAGTACAAGAAACAAGAGAAGATAAAGGTTTAGATGAAGAAAAAGAACCTGAAGCTGTTGAAACCGAAGTTACTGCGCCGAAATTTGAAGAGGAAGAGGCAAAGCCTAAAAAAACGAGAAGAGGCAGACCGCCAAAAATCAAAGAAGAAGAAAGCCTTGCAGAAAAAGTTGCAAAGGTGGAGCCGGAGGCTGAGACTAAGGAGAAAACGGCTGGAAAAGAGGAAAAGACGGTAGTAAAAAGCAAGGAAGAAGAAGAAAAAGATGCAACAACAGTAAAAGAAAAAACAGAAGAAGTAGAAATAGGTGAAGAGAAAAAAGCAGCAGAAGAAGAAAAAGAAGGAGAAAGAGTTGAAGAGGAAAAACCCTTATTAAAACTTGATGTAGCAGCAAAAATAACCGACGTTCCCGTTGATACGCGGACAGAAACAAAAGATCAGGCTAAGGAAGAGCCTAAAAGGTTTGAAGAAAAACTGTCCGGAAGAATGTATGACCAACAAAAGCGGGATAGTTGGATTAATGGTTTAGAGAAAATTGAAAGTGATGACCCTGTTGAAGGCGTATTGGAAGTATTGCCTGACGGATATGGGTTTTTAAGGAGCGATAATTATCTTCCCGGTTCAAAGGATATATATGTATCTCCATCACAAATAAGAAGGTTTTCATTGAAGACCGGTGATAAAGTTAGAGGCAAGGGAAGAATACCGAAGGAAGGAGAGAAATTTCAGGCGCTGCTTTATGTACAGACAGTAAACGGAGATGCGCCGGAAGTGGCATCTAAAAGGATCCCCTTCGAATATCTCACTCCAATATATCCTAACAAGAGAATAACCCTTGAAACAATACCAAAGGAATTATCTACAAGGCTGATTGACCTTATTGCTCCTATTGGCAAAGGCCAGCGCGGTATGATTGTATCACCTCCAAAAGCCGGTAAAACTATTCTTTTACAAAAAATAGCCAATAGTATAACTGCAAATTACCCTGAGATTGAGCTTATTGTATTGCTGATAGATGAAAGGCCTGAAGAAGTAACTGATATGCAGCGTTCAATTAAAGGAGAGGTTGTGTATTCAACTTTTGACAAGGTCCCGGAGCATCATATAAAAGTTGCTGAAATGGTACTTGAAAGGGCTCAGAGGCTGGTAGAACATAAAAAAGACGTAGTAATTTTATTGGATAGCATAACAAGACTGGCAAGGGCATATAACCTGACAATTCCTCCAACAGGAAGAACGCTTTCAGGTGGACTTGATCCCGGTGCACTTCACAGTCCAAAGCGGTTCTTTGGTTCGGCAAGAAATATTGAAAATGGAGGAAGCCTTACAATAATTGCTACTGCCCTGGTTGATACCGGAAGCAGGATGGATGATGTTATTTACGAAGAATTCAAAGGGACAGGAAATATGGAAATTCATTTAGACAGAAGACTTTCAGAAAAACGAATTTTCCCTGCCATTGATGTAAATAAGTCAGGTACAAGGAGAGAAGAATTGCTTTTGAACCAGAAAGAACTGGATGCCATATGGGCTATTAGGAAGGCAGTAAGTAATATGGGTACGGCGGAAGTAACGGAAATGCTCATTAATAGACTTATGCAGACAAAAAGTAATGAAGAGTTTATAAATAGTATTAATCTGGCATTTGTTGAAAAGTATATGATGGCATAA
- a CDS encoding S-layer homology domain-containing protein, with amino-acid sequence MRRIIALVLSVLMAVLIVIPVQTFAQTENESELEEVIKAVRRKFDIPEELKFTDYYASTNERGVKTWSLTWRDKEKDISMSVGITDKGVITRYYYYEPYKEVEKKFPKVTEEEATEKAEDFIRRIAPAGTLAKIRKQDEVDGQILFLKRNYYFNYYRVVNGVPYYANNIGIDVNAETGKITSYYYNLDDSLSFPALENVISLEDAEKAYENNLGLKLIYKYYYDSKKEKINVYPVYVPKYDNGTYVVDAITGEKIRIGTYYYGYDGYGLGDQSSLAVQKEMVAKAAGVSMGPVLTPEELEAAKKQAELLTEAEAGKIVREAPEIGLDDGYKLTNVYLNKGWPERDKFIYNLSFRKEVQGETKEDYRTLYASASVNAKTGEITSFYVDNIYSEEEPKFDKEAAKAEVEKFLKSFKPEKFAETELDESKEEYEIYKTSEQKPQRYYYFRYIRQVNGIPFPDNGLYIGFDAVNGKVTNFSMNWFDVDFPSLENVISNEDAHEALFEKIGLELQYKQVSRGNDVVPLPKPVAETEAQIDENNEKSNLPQIKLVYALKSGKPLILDAYTGDILDYNGKPYKENKPAEYTDIAGHFAEEQIKTLAKYRIINFNGPEYRPDEEITQKDFFIILSKIIDKYYGTIVSEDSDADEIDDMYKQLLREGIIKEGEKSPESSVTREDAIKFLIRALKYDKVADIPGIFTVPFKDEDQIDPGLIGYVAIASGLKIISGAGGKFYPKNNLTRAEAAVMIYNYLKK; translated from the coding sequence ATGAGACGGATAATAGCTTTGGTTTTATCGGTCTTGATGGCTGTATTAATAGTAATTCCGGTGCAGACTTTCGCCCAAACGGAAAATGAAAGCGAATTGGAAGAAGTAATTAAGGCAGTCAGAAGAAAATTTGATATTCCTGAAGAACTTAAATTTACAGACTATTATGCCAGCACTAATGAAAGAGGAGTAAAAACATGGAGCTTAACCTGGAGAGATAAAGAAAAGGATATCAGCATGAGCGTTGGTATAACAGACAAAGGAGTTATCACAAGATATTACTATTATGAGCCTTATAAGGAAGTGGAAAAAAAGTTTCCCAAAGTTACTGAAGAGGAAGCTACAGAAAAAGCGGAAGATTTTATAAGGAGGATAGCTCCTGCCGGTACTCTTGCAAAAATAAGAAAACAGGATGAAGTCGACGGTCAGATTCTGTTTTTAAAAAGAAACTATTACTTCAATTATTACAGGGTTGTTAACGGAGTACCTTATTATGCCAATAACATTGGTATTGATGTAAATGCCGAGACGGGAAAAATAACAAGCTACTATTATAACTTGGACGACAGCCTATCATTCCCTGCATTAGAAAATGTTATATCTCTTGAGGATGCTGAAAAGGCATATGAGAATAACCTCGGTCTAAAACTCATATACAAATACTATTATGACTCAAAAAAAGAAAAAATCAATGTGTATCCCGTATATGTACCGAAATATGATAATGGAACATACGTCGTTGATGCAATAACTGGTGAAAAAATACGGATAGGGACATACTATTACGGCTATGACGGTTACGGTTTAGGAGATCAAAGTTCATTAGCTGTGCAGAAAGAGATGGTCGCTAAAGCTGCAGGAGTAAGCATGGGGCCGGTACTTACTCCAGAGGAACTTGAAGCAGCTAAGAAACAGGCTGAGCTTCTGACTGAAGCAGAGGCAGGGAAGATTGTGAGAGAGGCCCCCGAAATCGGGCTTGACGATGGCTATAAGCTGACAAATGTCTATTTAAACAAAGGCTGGCCTGAAAGGGATAAATTTATATACAACTTAAGTTTCAGAAAAGAAGTGCAGGGAGAAACAAAAGAAGATTACAGAACTCTGTATGCTTCAGCAAGTGTTAATGCCAAAACCGGTGAAATAACAAGTTTTTATGTTGATAACATTTACTCTGAAGAAGAGCCGAAGTTTGACAAAGAAGCTGCAAAAGCAGAGGTTGAAAAATTCCTGAAGAGCTTTAAGCCCGAGAAATTTGCAGAAACAGAGCTTGATGAAAGCAAGGAAGAGTATGAAATCTACAAAACTTCAGAACAGAAACCGCAGAGATATTATTACTTCAGATATATAAGACAGGTAAACGGCATACCTTTTCCGGATAATGGCCTTTATATAGGCTTTGATGCAGTAAACGGAAAAGTTACAAATTTCAGCATGAATTGGTTTGATGTAGACTTCCCCAGCCTGGAAAACGTGATTTCCAATGAAGATGCCCATGAAGCCCTTTTTGAAAAAATAGGCCTGGAGCTTCAGTATAAGCAGGTATCAAGGGGAAATGATGTTGTACCACTGCCTAAACCTGTGGCAGAAACTGAAGCTCAAATTGATGAAAATAACGAGAAAAGCAATCTGCCGCAAATTAAACTAGTGTATGCTTTAAAATCAGGAAAACCCTTAATTCTTGATGCCTATACAGGAGATATTCTTGATTATAACGGCAAGCCATACAAAGAAAATAAACCGGCAGAGTATACTGATATTGCAGGGCATTTTGCCGAGGAACAAATTAAAACACTGGCAAAGTACCGAATTATTAACTTTAATGGCCCTGAATACAGGCCTGATGAAGAAATTACTCAAAAAGACTTTTTCATAATATTGTCAAAAATAATAGACAAATATTATGGAACAATTGTATCAGAAGATAGCGACGCGGATGAAATTGATGATATGTACAAACAGCTATTGCGGGAAGGGATAATAAAGGAAGGGGAAAAATCTCCCGAATCTTCAGTTACGAGAGAAGATGCAATAAAATTTTTAATAAGGGCTCTTAAGTACGATAAAGTTGCCGATATACCGGGGATATTTACAGTGCCTTTTAAGGATGAAGATCAAATCGACCCGGGACTTATAGGATATGTGGCTATTGCCAGTGGCCTTAAAATTATATCGGGAGCAGGCGGGAAGTTCTACCCGAAGAACAATCTTACAAGGGCTGAAGCAGCCGTCATGATATATAATTATCTAAAAAAATAG
- a CDS encoding rhamnulokinase — translation MLKLLAFDYGASSGRAILGQYDGERVTLDEVHRFSNDPVMVNETLYWDVLRLFHEMKTGILRCVHRGDRDISGIGVDTWGVDFGLLDASGGLLGNPVHYRDDRTEGMIEEACKIVPKREIYEETGIQFMKFNTLYQLLSMKLGNSPILEKSKTMLLMPDLFNYFLTGEKISEYTIASTTQMMNPRTGNWAKSLIDKLGIPGDILTDIIDAGTVIGKVNKNIKDELNVQDVPVIAVAGHDTGSAVVSVPAAEGKFAYLSSGTWSLLGVELPAPMINETTFSLDYTNEGGYNRTTRLLKNIMGLWILQECKRTWDKAGETHSYDELEEMAEEAKPFSAFIDPDDDVFYSPGNMPEKVMEFCRKTGQPVPEDKASIVRCVLESLALKYNKTIEGLEKIVGYEIPVLHIVGGGTRNIILCRFTADACGKTVVTGPVEATSLGNILCQLMALKEVSGLKEARTLVEKSFPTRVYTPADTASWKEAYAKFEKILEANGSR, via the coding sequence ATGCTGAAACTTTTGGCCTTTGATTACGGGGCAAGCAGCGGGCGTGCCATACTTGGCCAATATGACGGAGAAAGAGTGACGTTAGATGAAGTGCATAGGTTTTCCAACGACCCGGTTATGGTCAATGAGACATTATACTGGGATGTCCTGAGACTTTTTCATGAAATGAAGACGGGGATACTAAGGTGTGTACATAGGGGCGACAGGGATATATCAGGTATAGGAGTAGATACGTGGGGAGTTGATTTTGGACTCCTGGATGCTTCGGGAGGACTCCTGGGAAATCCTGTTCATTACAGGGACGATCGGACGGAAGGTATGATTGAAGAAGCATGTAAAATTGTTCCGAAGAGGGAAATATATGAAGAGACCGGTATACAGTTTATGAAGTTTAATACTTTATACCAGCTTCTGTCAATGAAACTTGGCAACTCTCCTATTCTTGAAAAATCCAAAACCATGCTTCTCATGCCCGATTTGTTCAATTACTTCCTTACAGGTGAAAAAATTTCAGAGTATACAATAGCAAGCACTACCCAGATGATGAATCCGAGAACAGGAAATTGGGCCAAATCCCTTATCGATAAGTTGGGAATACCGGGAGACATACTTACGGATATAATAGATGCAGGTACAGTAATCGGCAAAGTAAATAAAAATATCAAAGATGAGCTTAATGTACAAGATGTGCCTGTAATTGCTGTTGCAGGGCATGATACAGGCAGCGCTGTTGTATCTGTACCTGCGGCCGAAGGGAAATTTGCCTATTTGAGTAGCGGGACCTGGTCGCTTCTCGGGGTAGAATTGCCGGCACCGATGATAAATGAAACTACATTCAGCCTGGACTATACAAATGAGGGCGGTTATAACCGGACCACAAGGCTTTTGAAGAATATAATGGGATTATGGATATTGCAGGAGTGCAAAAGGACATGGGACAAAGCAGGTGAGACCCATAGTTATGATGAACTGGAAGAAATGGCAGAGGAAGCAAAACCCTTTAGTGCTTTTATTGACCCTGACGATGATGTATTTTACAGCCCGGGGAATATGCCTGAAAAGGTGATGGAGTTCTGCAGGAAAACGGGGCAGCCGGTTCCTGAAGACAAGGCTTCTATTGTGAGGTGTGTGCTGGAAAGTTTGGCGCTTAAGTATAATAAAACAATTGAAGGGCTGGAAAAGATAGTTGGATACGAAATACCGGTTTTGCATATTGTGGGGGGAGGTACCCGAAATATTATACTCTGCCGGTTTACTGCAGATGCATGCGGGAAAACGGTAGTGACGGGACCTGTAGAAGCCACATCGTTAGGAAATATTTTGTGCCAGTTGATGGCCTTAAAGGAGGTCTCAGGGCTTAAAGAGGCCCGTACCCTGGTAGAAAAATCTTTTCCGACGAGAGTATATACTCCGGCTGATACAGCTTCCTGGAAAGAAGCTTACGCGAAGTTTGAGAAGATACTCGAGGCAAACGGTTCAAGGTGA
- a CDS encoding PHP domain-containing protein yields MDNNYLYIIEDLIENLNHENVETRLESLRKLSGLVKSGKIPVSERGSDVNNHIHTFYSFSPYSPSKAIWMAYNAGLMTAGIMDHDSISGALEFIEAGEILGIATTIGVECRADFSRTPLKGRKINNPDQDSVAYVALHGIPHNKINDVKSFFVPYTRERNNRNSLMVGRLNRLLKPYNISVDYENDIVPISKSHEGGSITERHILFALANVLVDRFKRGEKLVDFLKNDLKINIKPRLEGYLLDVSNEFYEYDLLGVLKSDLLGKFYIDATLECPDIKEVIGFSNSIGAISAYAYLGDVTDSVTGDKKTQKFEDDYIELLFQVIKELGFNAVTYMPSRNTMEQLKRVKALCWEYELFQISGEDINSPRQPFVCTAMRNEEFKNLIDSTWALIGHEKLATVNIKDAMFSNETIKKYPDLNERIRVYKEMGLNAFKVSNSDL; encoded by the coding sequence ATGGACAATAACTACCTTTATATTATTGAAGATCTTATTGAAAATTTAAACCATGAAAATGTTGAGACAAGGCTGGAAAGTTTGAGAAAATTGTCCGGATTGGTGAAAAGCGGTAAAATTCCCGTATCTGAAAGAGGAAGTGACGTAAACAATCACATCCATACTTTTTATTCCTTTTCTCCCTATTCTCCGTCTAAGGCAATATGGATGGCATATAATGCAGGGTTAATGACTGCCGGTATTATGGACCACGATTCTATCAGCGGAGCGCTGGAGTTTATAGAAGCGGGAGAAATATTAGGAATAGCTACGACTATCGGGGTGGAATGCAGGGCAGACTTTTCGCGGACACCATTAAAAGGGAGAAAAATCAATAATCCCGACCAGGATTCCGTTGCTTATGTAGCTTTACACGGAATACCCCATAATAAGATAAACGATGTCAAAAGTTTTTTTGTGCCATATACTAGAGAAAGGAATAATCGGAACAGTCTTATGGTTGGCAGACTGAACCGTTTACTAAAACCCTATAATATAAGCGTTGACTATGAAAATGATATAGTACCTATCTCAAAAAGCCATGAAGGCGGAAGCATAACAGAAAGGCACATACTTTTTGCATTAGCTAATGTGCTGGTAGATAGGTTTAAAAGAGGGGAAAAATTAGTTGATTTTTTAAAAAATGATTTAAAAATTAATATAAAACCCAGACTGGAGGGATACCTCCTTGATGTATCGAATGAGTTTTATGAATATGACTTGCTTGGGGTACTGAAAAGCGACCTGTTAGGCAAATTCTATATAGATGCAACACTGGAATGCCCTGATATAAAGGAAGTGATTGGTTTCTCAAACAGTATCGGCGCCATATCTGCCTATGCATATCTTGGAGATGTGACAGATTCTGTTACTGGAGATAAAAAAACCCAGAAGTTTGAGGATGATTACATTGAATTACTCTTCCAGGTTATAAAAGAACTCGGGTTTAATGCCGTTACATACATGCCTTCCAGGAATACTATGGAGCAGCTTAAAAGGGTAAAGGCTTTATGCTGGGAATATGAACTTTTCCAAATAAGCGGCGAGGATATTAATTCACCCAGGCAGCCATTCGTTTGTACTGCAATGAGAAATGAAGAATTCAAGAACCTAATCGACTCAACCTGGGCCCTGATAGGACATGAAAAGCTTGCTACTGTAAACATTAAGGATGCCATGTTTTCTAATGAAACTATTAAAAAATATCCTGATTTGAATGAAAGAATTCGGGTTTACAAGGAAATGGGGCTTAACGCCTTTAAAGTGAGCAATAGTGACTTATAA
- the srlD gene encoding sorbitol-6-phosphate dehydrogenase, whose translation MSSDSYYKRLEGQVAIVTGAAQGLGEALAERLDKEGCKVVVADINIEKAGEVAARLTDAIAVKVDVTDEEQVENMVKTAVDKYGKLDLLVSNAAILIAKPVVEFPANEWRKMIDVNLVGYFLCAKAAAKVMIPNRKGNIIQINSKSGKKGSYKNSAYAASKFGGIGFTQSLALELAEFNIRVNAICPGNLLDSPLWVNSLYEQYARNQGLTVEEVRKKYLSQVPLGRGCTYEDVANVLVFLASDEASYMTGQAINVTGGQEMR comes from the coding sequence ATGTCATCGGACAGTTATTATAAAAGATTGGAAGGCCAGGTGGCTATAGTTACAGGTGCAGCACAAGGCCTGGGCGAAGCCCTTGCCGAAAGGCTGGATAAAGAAGGCTGTAAGGTGGTTGTGGCCGATATTAACATCGAAAAAGCAGGGGAGGTTGCAGCAAGGCTAACAGATGCAATAGCAGTAAAAGTAGATGTAACCGATGAAGAGCAAGTTGAAAATATGGTTAAAACAGCGGTTGATAAATACGGCAAGTTAGATTTGCTTGTTTCGAATGCGGCTATTCTTATAGCAAAACCTGTAGTCGAATTTCCGGCAAACGAGTGGAGGAAAATGATAGATGTAAACCTTGTAGGTTATTTCCTGTGTGCAAAGGCTGCAGCAAAAGTCATGATCCCTAACAGGAAAGGAAATATTATTCAAATTAACAGTAAATCGGGCAAAAAAGGGTCGTATAAGAATTCAGCATATGCAGCATCCAAATTCGGCGGAATAGGTTTTACACAGAGCCTTGCCCTTGAACTTGCGGAATTTAATATAAGGGTGAATGCCATATGCCCCGGTAATTTGCTGGATTCTCCACTGTGGGTTAACAGCCTGTATGAGCAGTATGCAAGGAACCAGGGGCTGACTGTTGAAGAGGTAAGGAAGAAATATTTAAGCCAGGTTCCCCTGGGCAGGGGATGCACATATGAAGATGTTGCCAATGTTTTAGTATTTCTTGCATCGGATGAAGCAAGTTATATGACAGGCCAGGCAATTAATGTGACAGGTGGACAGGAAATGCGCTGA
- a CDS encoding DeoR/GlpR transcriptional regulator, whose protein sequence is MLNERQQQILNIMENTGEIQLQQLKEMFPDVSTMTLRRDLINLENEGYLIRTYGGAVSVKKVGVTQKEEDAYSIRATENVEAKMKIAEKAVGMVETGRSIYFDAGSTLMCLARIIPDDSFSILTSGANIALELVKKLRPSVVTLGGQINRNTLSMSGPYANSLLDLVNIDLAFMSASGFSVDSGFTVGNIYECELKRKVVKRAKKVIMLMDTSKINKNLPFTYATLEDIDIWVCEKPLPEDLMEEIRRHDVEVL, encoded by the coding sequence TGAACATAATGGAAAATACAGGGGAAATTCAGCTTCAGCAGTTAAAGGAAATGTTTCCCGATGTTTCAACCATGACATTAAGGAGAGACCTTATTAACCTTGAAAATGAAGGATACTTGATACGTACTTACGGAGGGGCAGTGAGTGTTAAAAAGGTCGGGGTTACCCAAAAGGAAGAAGATGCTTATTCCATAAGGGCTACTGAAAATGTCGAGGCTAAAATGAAAATAGCGGAAAAAGCCGTTGGTATGGTTGAAACGGGACGTTCCATTTATTTTGATGCCGGAAGTACATTGATGTGCCTTGCCAGAATTATTCCTGATGATAGTTTTTCCATACTGACAAGCGGGGCCAATATTGCATTGGAACTTGTAAAAAAACTCAGGCCTTCAGTTGTAACCTTGGGGGGACAGATTAACAGAAATACACTTTCAATGTCAGGCCCATATGCTAATTCCCTTTTGGATCTGGTAAATATTGATTTGGCATTTATGTCTGCATCGGGTTTTTCAGTCGATAGTGGCTTTACCGTAGGGAATATTTATGAGTGTGAGCTGAAGAGAAAGGTTGTTAAAAGGGCGAAGAAAGTAATAATGTTGATGGATACAAGTAAAATAAATAAAAATTTGCCCTTTACCTATGCAACGCTGGAAGATATTGACATATGGGTGTGTGAAAAACCTCTGCCGGAAGATTTAATGGAGGAAATAAGAAGACATGATGTAGAGGTTTTATGA